The Pelagibacterium halotolerans B2 nucleotide sequence TCGGTTTTCGTGGCTACCGCGATCCTGGGCGCCATCTGGACACCTTACGACCCGTTGGGCATCGATCTGACGAAAAGGCTCGAAGCGCCGGGCATCCTCCATTGGCTGGGCACCGACGAGTTCGGGCGCGACGTGCTCTCGCGCATCATGGCGGCGGCCGGAACAAGCGTATCGATCAGCGTCATGACCGTATGCTTCGCCGTTGCCGCAGGCGTTCTGCTCGGGGTGGTCTCCGGCTATGCCCGGGGATGGCTGGACAGGGCGATCATGACACTCAACGATTCCCTTCTTGCCTTTCCCTCCATGCTTCTCGCGCTGGCGCTGCTTTCGATAACCGGTGCCAACATGTATGGCATCATCCTGGCGCTCGGTCTTGCCTATACGCCCTCGATGGTGCGCATCGTGCGCGGCGCGGTCCTATCCCTTAGGGAACAGGAATTCGTCCAGGCGTCTCGCGTCATGGGCAATTCCGCCATTTTCACAATGATCCGGCACATCCTGCCCAATTGCCTGGCGCCGGTGATCGTTCTGGCCACCTCCATGTTCGGCACGGTCCTGCTGACCGAAAGCGCCTTGAGTTTTCTCGGGCTCGGCGTTCCGCCTCCGGCCCCGACATGGGGCAACATGCTCGCCAGCGCCCGCCCGCATATGGCCCAGGCGGTCTGGCTCGGCATTTTTCCGGGGCTGTGCATCTCGCTCACGCTCTTGGGCATCAATCTGTTCGGCGATGCCATTCGCGATCGCTTCGACCCGCGCATGAGGGGGCTATAATGAGCGGTACTGAAACCTTGCTCAGCGTCGACAATCTTACGCTGCGGGTCGCCAGCCCAGGCGGGCCCGAGATCGTTCGAAACGCGAGCCTTACCGTGGCACCCGGTGAAATCGTGGGTATCGTAGGAGAATCGGGCTCTGGCAAGACCATGCTCGCCCGGTCCCTGATGGGTCTGCAGCCGCCGGTCATCGAGCGGACCCACGGAAGGGTTCATTTTCGCGGGCAGTCGATCCTGGACATGCCGCCTGCGCTATTGCGCCGGTTGCGGGGCGCACAGATGGGCATGGTGTTCCAGGAGCCCATGACGTCGCTGAACCCCTCGATGACCATTGGAAGGCAACTCGAAGAGCCTTTGCGCGTCCACACCAAACTTGACGCGTCAGAACGCCGGCGCAAGGCGATCGAAATTCTCAATCGGGTCGGCATGCCCGATCCCGAAGCAGGACTTAAGGCCTATCCGCACGAGTTCTCCGGCGGCATGCGCCAGCGCATTATGCTGGCCTCGGCCATGCTCCTGCGCCCGGCGCTTCTCATTGCCGACGAACCCACGACGGCGCTTGACGCCTTGATCCAGCGCGACGTGCTCGAACTCATGCTCGAGCTGACGCAGGACGATGGCACCGCCCTTCTCATGATCAGCCACGACCTGCCCATGGTGGCCCGCTACTGCCAGCGCGTGATCGTCATGCGACAGGGTGAAATCGTCGAATCCGGATCGACCGAAGAGATTTTGCGGGCCCCTGCGCACCCCTATACCCGCGATCTGTTGCAGGCCATGCCGGTGCGTGGCCCCAATCGCACGTTCTCCGAGAAAACAGCGCCCGTCATTTCGGTCAGGGGTATCGAAGTGGTTTACCGCTCCAAGACCGGTATTCTGGCACCCGCCCGAACCAAACATGCGCTCAAGGGGATCGATCTTGACGTCAGGGCAGGGGAGGTCGTCGCGGTTGTTGGCAGCTCTGGCTCGGGCAAAACGACGCTGGGGCGGGCCATAGCGGGGCTGATCGCCCCATCGTCTGGGCAATTGTCGTTTCGCGGGCAACCGGTATCCAAAGGCTCGTCCGCCTACAGGGACTACCGCCTCAACTGCCAGATGATTTTCCAGGACCCCTTCGGTTCGCTCGATCCCCGCATGACGATTGGCGCATTGGTCGCCGAACCGCTGCGGCATGAACAAGGCGTCAACCGTGCCCAGGCTGCACGCCGCGTGGCAGAAATCCTTTCCGAAGTCGGGTTGGACGCAAATTTCGTCAAACGCTACCCGCACGAATTGTCGGGCGGGCAGCGCCAGCGTGTTGCCATCGCTCGGGCCATCATCGGTCGTCCCGATTTCGTCATCGCCGACGAGGCGGTCTCGGCGCTTGATGTCACCGTGCGCGCCCAGGTGCTCGAACTGCTCGCTTCTCTCCAGCGCCGCTACAATTTCTCCTGCCTGTTCATCAGCCACGACCTTGCCGTCGTCGAGCAGCTCGCCGATCGTGTTGTCGTTATGGACGGCGGGGAAATCGTCGAGCAGGGTCCACGCGACGCGATCTTTGATCGGCCTGCGTCCGACTACACGCGTGCTCTGCTATCGGCCATCCCGACGCTGGTGCGCACCGAACACGGTGTCGCCATGAGCTGGCGATTCCCCCGGGAGGCCGCAAAGCCGTGACTATGCATAAAGACGGTCTGCTCAGGGCCACCCCACAATCGCGGGGCGTGGATCCGCACGCGATTGCGACCATGCTCGAAACGATCGAACGCGAAGGCATCGAACTGCACAGCCTCCTCATCTGGAGTCGAAATGCTCTGGTGAGTGAAACCTACTGGTTGCCCTTTACTGCGGACCGGCTGCACATGATGCATTCGGTCACCAAGAGCTTCACCTCCATGGCGGTGGGACTTGCTGTCGGTGACGGTCTTCTTGAGATCGACGATGCGGTGCTGAAATTTTTCCCCGAGCACCGGGCCATCACCCAGTCGCCGCGCCTCGAGCGCATGAGGGTGCGTCATTTGCTGACCATGACCAGCGGACATGCCCAGGGCATTTCGGGCGGCGCATGGCGACGGCTCCGGACAAGCTGGGTGGCCGATTTCCTGGCCCAGCCCATGGCCCATGAACCCGGTGAAGTCTTCGTCTATGACAGTGCTGCCAGCTACATGCTCTCAGCGATCGTGCAAAAGGTGACGGGCCGTCCCATCCACGATTACCTGGCCGAGCGCATCTTCACGCCCATGAACATGTCGGACGATATGAGATGGGATCTGAGCCCCGAAGGCATCAATTCGGGCGGCAACGGCTTGCGTTGCCGTACCTCCGATCTTCTCAAGCTCGGCATCCTGCATCTTCAGGGCGGCATCTGGAATGATAAGGTCCTGCTCTCACCCGATTGGGTTGAAATGGCCGTCAGTGCCCAGATCCGCGACGTGGTGCTCGGCGTTTTCACCGGCGAAGCCTATCTCGGACCCGATGAAGCCGGCGAAGGTATCCCCGCCGTCCGGCGCGAGGGCTATGGCTTCCAATGGTGGCGCGGCCCCTATGAAAGCTATTCGGCCAACGGTCTGTTCGGGCAATATTGCATCGTGCTGCCCGAGCAGCAGACCGTTGTCGCTTTCACCGCAGGCATTGCCGATGACGACAGGCGCGTTCACGAGTTGATCTTCGAGATTTTGCGCCCGGCGCTTGGTGCTGTCCCGATCGAAAGCCCTGCCGTTCACCCCGAGCGCAGGCCGGCACGCTTCAAGATTCAACCCGGCCCCGAAACCGCGGATGCAGCGCCAGGGTGCTGGCACGGCCAATACAGCATGGAGGCCAACCAACAGCAGGTCCAAGGGATCAGGCTCGCCGTCGGCAGTGCGCGACAGAGCATAGAGTTTACCCTCGTCGACCATCGCGGTACGCATGTGGTGGAGGCCGGGTTCGGGCACTGGGTCGAAGGCATCACGACCATCAGCGGCGCGCGCCTGCATCATTCCTACGAGCCCGACGGAGGGCTGCGTGTCCTCGCTTGTGCCCGCTGGATAGAGGGTGACGACGGCTGGATGTGCCTGGAAATGGACTGGCTCTTTATCGAGACCGCTTTTCGCGACACTGTGCGGTGCTGGCTCAAGGGGGGCGTTCTGCGCGTCGAACGCGAGGTCAATGTCAATTCCGCTGAACGCGTGCTTCCGCCTCTCAAGGGCAGCGCCGTCGACCCTGCGAGCCCGGAAGGGAACGCCGCGCCATGAGCAAGCATGCCCTGGCGGCCATGACGCAGGCCGAGTTTCGCGAGCGGATCGCGCGGCCCGGTGTCATCCTCTTGCCGCTCGGTTCACAGGAACCTCAAGGTCCACACGCCCCGATGGGAGACTATCGGCTCGCCGAACGGCTTGCCGTGATGAGCGCGGAGGCCGGCGACGGGCTGGCTGCTCCCGCGCTGGCCTTCGGACATGCCGATTTTTTCCGCGGCTTTGCGGGCGGTATGCAATTGCGGCCGCAGACCTTTGCCGCCATGCTCGAAGACATGATCGGCTCGTTTCTCGATCACGACCTGAACCACCTTCTGATTTTCAACGGCCACAGCGCCAACGCACCCCTGATCGATCAGGTGACGCGCGGCATACGGCGTCGGACCGGCATTGCCGTTCCGTCCCTCAACATCTGGAAAGCCATTCCCCCTGAGCTTTGGCGCGACCTTTACGGCGAGGACGCCAGTTCCGTGCGCGGGCATGGCGGCGAACCGCTGACCTCGGTGGCTACCTATCTGTTCCCCGACGAGATGCGGCCCGACCTGGTTGCGACCAGCGCGCCGCGGGCTCGAGCGTTCGGGGTTCCCATTCGCGGCATTTCGGGCGTCGACTTCCGTGGTCTGCCCCTGCAACTTCCCATCGATGCCCATGAGGTCGACGCCAACGCCATGCTGGGCGGTTCGCCACACATGGCCAGCGCCGCTCGCGGAAAAGCGATCTGCGATCACATCGTCCATCACACCGCCCGATTGATGGGTCAACTCCTTGCCCACGATCCAAGGAAAATGGTGTCCGATTTGCCCACCGAGAACCAATTATGACCAACTATCGTATCGAGCCGCTACCGACCCCCGCCGACCCAAAATTGCTCGCCGAACTCGAGCGCATCGAAACGGCCACCATCGGCCATATGCGCCATACCGGCTTCATGCGCCGTACCATTCAGGCCCTGGCTCCCGATCAGCCGACACGGGCCGGCCTTGCCGTTACGCTGGCCATCCCGGGGTTCTGCTCGACGCTGGTCCACTATGCGGTCAGCAAGATCAGGCCCGGCGACATTCTGGTCATCGACCGGCTCGGCGATGACCGGCACGCCTGTGTCGGCGGGGCCGTTGCCCGCGCGGCGAAAATGGCGGGCGCCGTTGGCATAGTCGTCGATGGCCCGGTCACCGATCGGGTTGAGATCCTCGCCGAAGGTCTGCCGGTCTGGTGTAGCGGCATCTCCCCGATCACCACCCGGCGCGCCAACCAGGGCGGCACCTTTAACCGTCCCATTTCCTGCGGCAACGTTCCGGTTCTGCCCGGTGATATCGTCGTGGCTGACGCATCCGGCGTGGTCGTCCTGCCGGCCGATGAGGCCGAACACACAGCCCGCGAGGCCGCCGCGCGCGAATTGCGGGTCGCCAGAACCATGGCCCGCCTCCAAGCCGGCGAGAAACTGGGCGACATCACCGGGGTTGTGCAGCAGATCGAAAATTTGTCGGCAAAGGACTGACAGTGATGACCATCTCATTGGACCGCGATGCGTTTCTCGTGCCCATGCCGGAAGATATTCCGGATGTCCTCAGCGTCACGTTACCGGGTGCACCGCTGATCCCTTTGGTTTTCGACAGTCCGCACAGCGGCACCGATATTCCGGCCGATTTCAAGCCGGCAGTCAGTGCGGATATGGTGCGTATTTCCGCAGACACCCATGTGGACGATCTGTTCTCATCCGCGCCGCGTCATGGCGCGCCTTTGCTGCGTGCGCATTTTCCGCGCAGCTTTCTGGATGCAAACCGGTCCCTCGCCGATATGGATCGAGACATGCTGGCCGGCGAGTGGCCGCACCACACACGCGACAGCCCGACTGCCAGACGCGGCATGGGACTGATCTGGCGAAATGCCTGGGGCGAAACCCCGATGTATGCCGCACCGATGCCTGTTGGCGAAGCTGAGGCGCGCATCCGGAAATACTGGGTGCCGTATCAGGCGGCCCTGCGTCAGCTTCTCGACGGTGCGTTCGCGCAGTTCCGCTGTGTCTGGCACATCAATTGCCATTCCATGACTGATATCGGCCATGCCATGTCATCGGATGGCGACGGCGCACGGCGCGCCGATATCTGTATCGGCGACATGTATGGAGCATCGGCGGGCGAAGAGTTCACCGCATTGTTGCGCGACTTCCTGGAGAGCGAAGGGCTTTCGGTCGCCATGAACAAGCCCTTCCGTGGCGCCGAGTTGACCGAAGCCTACGCCAACCCGTCGATCGATCGCCATTCGGTTCAGTTCGAGATCAATCGACGCCTCTACATGAACGAAACCACGCGGGAAATCAGCCAGGATTACCCCGCCCTGAAAGGCGCGATGGACCGCCTCGTCGCTCATCTGGCCGATTACACCCAAGGAAAGCTCGTCTGATGCCCAAGTTGAATTTCTACCGTCTCGACCACAGCGCCATGTTCGCATCCCAGTCAGACCCCCGCTTTCACTATTGCACCTACATGCCCAGGAGCTATGAACCTCAAGGTGACAAGCGCTATCCGCTTGTCGTTCTCGTTCACCATAGCCTGCGCAACGCCGCCGGCCTGCGCGATGAATTCTCGGATTTTGCCGAGGAGAATCAGTGCGCATTGCTGGCTCCGCTCTTTCCATGCGGTATTGGCGGGCCCGACGATTTCAACAATTACAAGCATCTGCGCCATGGCGGCGTCGCCTATGACGAAGTGCTCCTGAGCATGATCGAGGAAGTTGCATCGGTCTTTCGTATCGAGACGGAGCGCTTCCTGATGCACGGCTTTTCAGGCGGTGGACAGTTCTCGATGCGTTTCTATCTGCGCCATCCGGATCGGCTGCGCGGCGTCTCCATCGCGGCACCGGGCACGGTCACCCTTCCGGGCGACCCGCGCAGCTGGTGGGTCGGCACCGGCGACATGAAGGAAGCGCTCGGCGCACCGCTGGACCTCGAGGCCCTGCGTCAGGTTCCCGTGCAACTCGTGATCGGAGCCGACGATACCGAGAGTGAGGGCGTCATGGTCAGCCCGGGTTCCAGTTTCTGGCGCGAGGATTCCAACGATGCCGGCCACGATCGGGTGGCCCGGCTCGATGCTTTCCAGAAAGCGATTGAAGGTCTGAGCATCACGGTGGAACGGGTGGATGTGCCGGGCGTTGGGCATGTCGGCGTCCACATCCAGAAGCCGGTGAAGGCGTTTTTCTCCCGGTTGCTCACGACCGCC carries:
- a CDS encoding N-formylglutamate amidohydrolase — translated: MDRDAFLVPMPEDIPDVLSVTLPGAPLIPLVFDSPHSGTDIPADFKPAVSADMVRISADTHVDDLFSSAPRHGAPLLRAHFPRSFLDANRSLADMDRDMLAGEWPHHTRDSPTARRGMGLIWRNAWGETPMYAAPMPVGEAEARIRKYWVPYQAALRQLLDGAFAQFRCVWHINCHSMTDIGHAMSSDGDGARRADICIGDMYGASAGEEFTALLRDFLESEGLSVAMNKPFRGAELTEAYANPSIDRHSVQFEINRRLYMNETTREISQDYPALKGAMDRLVAHLADYTQGKLV
- a CDS encoding RraA family protein, with the protein product MTNYRIEPLPTPADPKLLAELERIETATIGHMRHTGFMRRTIQALAPDQPTRAGLAVTLAIPGFCSTLVHYAVSKIRPGDILVIDRLGDDRHACVGGAVARAAKMAGAVGIVVDGPVTDRVEILAEGLPVWCSGISPITTRRANQGGTFNRPISCGNVPVLPGDIVVADASGVVVLPADEAEHTAREAAARELRVARTMARLQAGEKLGDITGVVQQIENLSAKD
- a CDS encoding creatininase family protein — encoded protein: MSKHALAAMTQAEFRERIARPGVILLPLGSQEPQGPHAPMGDYRLAERLAVMSAEAGDGLAAPALAFGHADFFRGFAGGMQLRPQTFAAMLEDMIGSFLDHDLNHLLIFNGHSANAPLIDQVTRGIRRRTGIAVPSLNIWKAIPPELWRDLYGEDASSVRGHGGEPLTSVATYLFPDEMRPDLVATSAPRARAFGVPIRGISGVDFRGLPLQLPIDAHEVDANAMLGGSPHMASAARGKAICDHIVHHTARLMGQLLAHDPRKMVSDLPTENQL
- a CDS encoding ABC transporter ATP-binding protein gives rise to the protein MSGTETLLSVDNLTLRVASPGGPEIVRNASLTVAPGEIVGIVGESGSGKTMLARSLMGLQPPVIERTHGRVHFRGQSILDMPPALLRRLRGAQMGMVFQEPMTSLNPSMTIGRQLEEPLRVHTKLDASERRRKAIEILNRVGMPDPEAGLKAYPHEFSGGMRQRIMLASAMLLRPALLIADEPTTALDALIQRDVLELMLELTQDDGTALLMISHDLPMVARYCQRVIVMRQGEIVESGSTEEILRAPAHPYTRDLLQAMPVRGPNRTFSEKTAPVISVRGIEVVYRSKTGILAPARTKHALKGIDLDVRAGEVVAVVGSSGSGKTTLGRAIAGLIAPSSGQLSFRGQPVSKGSSAYRDYRLNCQMIFQDPFGSLDPRMTIGALVAEPLRHEQGVNRAQAARRVAEILSEVGLDANFVKRYPHELSGGQRQRVAIARAIIGRPDFVIADEAVSALDVTVRAQVLELLASLQRRYNFSCLFISHDLAVVEQLADRVVVMDGGEIVEQGPRDAIFDRPASDYTRALLSAIPTLVRTEHGVAMSWRFPREAAKP
- a CDS encoding serine hydrolase domain-containing protein is translated as MHKDGLLRATPQSRGVDPHAIATMLETIEREGIELHSLLIWSRNALVSETYWLPFTADRLHMMHSVTKSFTSMAVGLAVGDGLLEIDDAVLKFFPEHRAITQSPRLERMRVRHLLTMTSGHAQGISGGAWRRLRTSWVADFLAQPMAHEPGEVFVYDSAASYMLSAIVQKVTGRPIHDYLAERIFTPMNMSDDMRWDLSPEGINSGGNGLRCRTSDLLKLGILHLQGGIWNDKVLLSPDWVEMAVSAQIRDVVLGVFTGEAYLGPDEAGEGIPAVRREGYGFQWWRGPYESYSANGLFGQYCIVLPEQQTVVAFTAGIADDDRRVHELIFEILRPALGAVPIESPAVHPERRPARFKIQPGPETADAAPGCWHGQYSMEANQQQVQGIRLAVGSARQSIEFTLVDHRGTHVVEAGFGHWVEGITTISGARLHHSYEPDGGLRVLACARWIEGDDGWMCLEMDWLFIETAFRDTVRCWLKGGVLRVEREVNVNSAERVLPPLKGSAVDPASPEGNAAP
- a CDS encoding hydrolase, yielding MPKLNFYRLDHSAMFASQSDPRFHYCTYMPRSYEPQGDKRYPLVVLVHHSLRNAAGLRDEFSDFAEENQCALLAPLFPCGIGGPDDFNNYKHLRHGGVAYDEVLLSMIEEVASVFRIETERFLMHGFSGGGQFSMRFYLRHPDRLRGVSIAAPGTVTLPGDPRSWWVGTGDMKEALGAPLDLEALRQVPVQLVIGADDTESEGVMVSPGSSFWREDSNDAGHDRVARLDAFQKAIEGLSITVERVDVPGVGHVGVHIQKPVKAFFSRLLTTA
- a CDS encoding ABC transporter permease, producing MRLSQRNRVLGGALLSVFVATAILGAIWTPYDPLGIDLTKRLEAPGILHWLGTDEFGRDVLSRIMAAAGTSVSISVMTVCFAVAAGVLLGVVSGYARGWLDRAIMTLNDSLLAFPSMLLALALLSITGANMYGIILALGLAYTPSMVRIVRGAVLSLREQEFVQASRVMGNSAIFTMIRHILPNCLAPVIVLATSMFGTVLLTESALSFLGLGVPPPAPTWGNMLASARPHMAQAVWLGIFPGLCISLTLLGINLFGDAIRDRFDPRMRGL